Genomic segment of Cryptosporangium aurantiacum:
TAGGAGGTCTGCGATGCGTGCGCTGGGGATCGTCTGATGGACCGCGTCCGCGACCGCCTCGGCGACGGGGTCGAGGAGCCGCGCGTTTTCCAGGCGGGTGAAGAGTGCTCGGATCACCGACATAGAGCAGCAATTACCCGGCAAGCAGGCGGTCACACCGTGAACCTGAGATCGGTCGCCGGTTTCCGCCCGGTACGGGGTGTGTGTGCCGGGTGACCGGGTAGCCCACCGGCGGACGCAACCGGAAGGAGGACTGATGAGCTCGATGAGCTGGCAAGGTCCGGATCCGAGCCGCACGCCGGGGCTGGAGCCCGGCGGCGGTGTGCCGCCGGGGGAGACGCCACCGGGGGAAGGTGGCGTCTCGGCGATCACCCATCAGGAGGCAGGACCGGCCCCGAAATGGGTGCCCCGCGTGGTGATCGGCGCCATCGGACTGATGGTGGTGCTGGTCGCGCTGTTCATGCTCGTGCGTGTCTTCCTGATGGTGGACTAGGCGAACAGCCGGATCGGGCGGAGGAGGGGGCCGCGACCGCCCGCGTGGGCGCGGATGCCACCGACGACATCGGCGAGCGCCTCGGTCGTGCGGTAGCGGGGCGTCCACCCCAGTTCGTCCCGCGCCCGTGCGCTGTCCAGCAGCGGGTGACCGAGCAAGAGGTCGACCCAACCGGCGTCGACCGGCTGGAGGCGCGTCGCCCAGGTCACGGCAGCGCCCGCACGGAGCACCGACGCCGGAAGCGGTATCCGCCGCCCACCGAACGCCGCCGCCAGGTCCTCCGGCCGCAGCGGCGGCTCCGGCGCCAGGTTGAACGCCCCGCCCGCCCGCGCGGCGAGAATTCGCAGGACGCCGTCCGCGACGTCGTCCGCGTGCACGACCTGCGTCACCGCGCGGTCGGGTAGCGGGAGGACCGGTAGTGGCGCACGCACGAGCGGCCGCGCCAGGGCGGGCGCGAAGTACCGCAGGAGCTCGCTGGCCGCTCTGCGCTGCACCACCAGCGCCGGCCGCAGCCGGGTCACGACCGGCAGCACGCCCCGCTGCTCGGCGGCGTCGAGCAGGCGTTCGGCCGCGACCTTGTCCCGGCTGTAGGACGACGTGTGGATGCCCTCGGTGGGCCAGTCCTCGCCGACCGGGCGATCCTTCGGCCCGACCGAGTACACGCCGACCGAGGACGCGTGCACCAGGTGCGGGACGCCTGCCTGCTCGGCGGCGCTGATCACCGCGTCGGTCCCGAGCAGGTTGGTCCGGACGAGCCGGCGCCGGTCGTGGCTCGGCTGGATCGCCCACGCCAGGTGCACCACGGCGTCCGCCCCGGCCATGGCGGCGCGCAGGACGACGTCCGCATTACGGGCACCGACGTCGCAGCGGACCCACCGCGTGCCGGAAGGTGCAGAGCGTTCCGGCGGGATCCGCCGAGCGACCGCGACCACCTCCGCACCCGATCGGAGGGCAGCCCGTACCACCGCACTCCCGACATTCCCGCTGGCTCCGGTCACCACGATGCGCATGACGTGCTGGGTTCCCCGCCGGGCTGCCGACAATCCATCGGACGTCCGGCGTTCGACGGAGGGTTACCACGGGGCTGTTACTCTCGGCGGGTCCTCGCGTCCCGGCGTGGCCGTAGTCCCCCGCGTTCCGGAGTTCGATCATCTCGTGAACAAAACAGGGTCCCCGTGAGCCAGAGGTCCGACACCGTCGTGGCAACCCCGGCGCCGGAGCCGTCCGAGGAGAGCGAGCAGTCCCGGCCGGCCGAACCGCGCTGGCAGCGGGTGCTGACCGCGGTGGTCACGCTGACGATCATCGGTTACGCGCTGATCGGCATCGGGCCGGCTCTGCTGGGCCAGAAGGTCTTCGCCGCGACCGACATGATCGCGAACAAGGCCCCGTACGTGAACTCCGGCCTGGCCGACGTCCAGCCGACGAACACGTACCTGAACGACACCGTCGACTCGGTCGTCCCCAACACCACGCTCTTCGGTGAGCTGTTCCGCGACGGTGACGTCGCACTCTGGAACCCGTACCAGGCCGGTGGCAGCGCGTTCGGCTCGACGCCGAACAACGCGGTCTACAACCCGCTGACGGTGCCGTACCTGGTGCTGCCCGGATGGCTGGCGCCCGGCTACGTGAAGCTGCTCGAGATCCTGGTGGCGGCGGGCGCGACGTTCCTGTTCCTGCGGCGGTTCGGGCTCGGACGTGCGGCGGCCGGGCTCGGTGGGTTGGTGTTCGTCGGCAGCGGGTTCATGATCGCGTGGACGAACTGGCCGCAGACCCGGGTCGCCGCGTTCATTCCGGCCGTGTTCTGGTGTGCCGAGCGGTTGGTGACCAACCGGCGGGCCCGGGACGGGGCACTGCTGTGCCTGGCCGTCGCGTCGATGCTGCTCGGCGGTTTCCCGGCGGTGACCGGCTACACGATCCTGTTCGCCGGCCTGTACCTGGTCACCCGCGTCTTCGCCGAGTACGGCGGGCAGTGGCGGCGGATCGTCGGCGTGGTCGGCGGCGCCGGTGCGGCGCTCGGCGGTGCGGTCGCGCTCGCCGCGTTCCAGCTGCTGCCGTTCGCGTCGGCGATGACCGGTGTCTTCATCCGAGGACGGGAACAGACGCCCGACGACCACCTGTCGCCGGTGACCGCGTTGACCGCGGTGGCGCCCTGGGCGTTCGGGACGACCGACCCGAACCGCGGACCGTACTGGTATCTACCGGTCAACCTGGTCGAATCGACGATGTACCTCGGGGCGGCGGCGGTGCTGCTGATCCTCGTCGCGGTCGCGTGGCCACGGGCCGCCTGGGGCCGGCTGCCGCGCGGCGGCTGGACGTTCTTCGTCGTCGCGGCCGGGCTCGGGCTCCTCGTCTCGTACGCGGGTGGGCTGCCGCTGGCCGTGCTGCAGAAGCTGCCGGTGCTGTTCTCCGACAACTACGTCGGGCGGATGCGGAGCGTGCTCTGCTTCGTGCTCGCGGTTCTCGCTGCGGTCGGGTTCGACCTGCTGGTGCGGAAGGTCGCTCCGGCGCGGGCCGCGAGCTGGGTCTGGCGGGTTTGGCCGGCGCTGGTGTTCAGCGGGGCAGCGGTTGCCGGCGCCGGACTGATCTGGCGGGGGCGGCGGGCGGCGGAGATCGCGAAGGGCGGCGAGAACGG
This window contains:
- a CDS encoding NAD-dependent epimerase/dehydratase family protein; translated protein: MRIVVTGASGNVGSAVVRAALRSGAEVVAVARRIPPERSAPSGTRWVRCDVGARNADVVLRAAMAGADAVVHLAWAIQPSHDRRRLVRTNLLGTDAVISAAEQAGVPHLVHASSVGVYSVGPKDRPVGEDWPTEGIHTSSYSRDKVAAERLLDAAEQRGVLPVVTRLRPALVVQRRAASELLRYFAPALARPLVRAPLPVLPLPDRAVTQVVHADDVADGVLRILAARAGGAFNLAPEPPLRPEDLAAAFGGRRIPLPASVLRAGAAVTWATRLQPVDAGWVDLLLGHPLLDSARARDELGWTPRYRTTEALADVVGGIRAHAGGRGPLLRPIRLFA
- a CDS encoding DUF6480 family protein, yielding MSSMSWQGPDPSRTPGLEPGGGVPPGETPPGEGGVSAITHQEAGPAPKWVPRVVIGAIGLMVVLVALFMLVRVFLMVD
- a CDS encoding YfhO family protein, which encodes MSQRSDTVVATPAPEPSEESEQSRPAEPRWQRVLTAVVTLTIIGYALIGIGPALLGQKVFAATDMIANKAPYVNSGLADVQPTNTYLNDTVDSVVPNTTLFGELFRDGDVALWNPYQAGGSAFGSTPNNAVYNPLTVPYLVLPGWLAPGYVKLLEILVAAGATFLFLRRFGLGRAAAGLGGLVFVGSGFMIAWTNWPQTRVAAFIPAVFWCAERLVTNRRARDGALLCLAVASMLLGGFPAVTGYTILFAGLYLVTRVFAEYGGQWRRIVGVVGGAGAALGGAVALAAFQLLPFASAMTGVFIRGREQTPDDHLSPVTALTAVAPWAFGTTDPNRGPYWYLPVNLVESTMYLGAAAVLLILVAVAWPRAAWGRLPRGGWTFFVVAAGLGLLVSYAGGLPLAVLQKLPVLFSDNYVGRMRSVLCFVLAVLAAVGFDLLVRKVAPARAASWVWRVWPALVFSGAAVAGAGLIWRGRRAAEIAKGGENGAYRVSWFDDQVLWAGLFVALAVAAIGVLWWTIRRGRGRWLAGAAAVLVPVLVVVQALTFAGPYWPKSDRDTFYPETGVHTWLAEHLGDDRYAAGGAMFVGSDSYYRLRALNGHQFVGKRFGEALDGMPGWGLGDPPTYVNFRSTSQMAQQPLFDRLGIKYFVTAPWDEVFGTVTEPKPTTGPTTIGNDQPLTERVPGSGPLRAVSVVTAAAFRPDRDAHVRVSLRDSAGKELARGEREVLVSGGRDGLAAGQRLTIPIVAEDLPADAALTAVITQDSAVPLTVEGSLGVVRPADDGLKLVYAGEAVVYERLTALPRIRWANETVVEPDAAARVELVNSRSLAANQVVLDAAGAPATEGSTAEISVVTDGVDRIETRVDASGDGYLVVADALQTDWAVTVDGKAAELVPADHGLVAVAVPKGVHTVALSYRTPYQGAGTYLSAAAAVVLVVIFAGGWWRSRRARHREHEAPVGDVPAVDADH